The Osmerus eperlanus chromosome 20, fOsmEpe2.1, whole genome shotgun sequence DNA segment AGGGTCACTTCCTACTGCACTCTTTCTATGAAATATGCACACAATGTAGTCTCATTATGGAACAGCTTACCTTTTTGATGTCCTTTCTGATCCCAGTGTTGAACTCAGAAATTCTTAAACTAATTATAATGTTTCTATGATGACTGGTTGACCTTACTGATGAGactctctttgttttttttacacaggTGCATTCAATCTCAAGCTTTTACAGAtttgtaaacttttttttaagtcTTTGTGAGAGACTTGGTGAAAGAGGAGAGTCTGCCAGTTTTGGACAGTCTAGCTTTAATGCTCCAGCAATGACAATCAAGAGCtcgcagcaacacacacacagcaacagacacacataggcacacatgcacacatacatgcaggcATGTGGGCTTCAAGACAGTAGGCCACAATGTTGCAGTATAGTACAGTTTGTGCATTTGCATTGCATCCTGtacacattcacgcacacacgcacacacactacaaaagcACGTACACACTCAGCTGGAAAGAGCGAGTGGCCAGGAGGATCCTGTGGAGGGTTGACAGATGCTGATTGTCATATGGACACAGAAGTATGGACAAGCCCCGCCCCTCAGAGTCTAGCTGTGCTGCCTGGAGGACTCCATTTCCCAGAAGGCTGTGTTTCATGGAACTTCACTGGTCATCTCCAGGGGAACAGAATGCTGGCGAATCTGGACCGCACcaacctttctcctcctcctctcacgaTCTCCCGCTCTCCTGACCCTCTCTTCTATCCTCCACCcgtccccctgttcctcctctccaccctgacCGCCACAGAAAACATCGAACCAACCCACTGCCCTCAATCCACTTAGtctgccccccacaccccctcctactctctgtcctcaccccctccctccttcccccctcactGTGTTGTGCCATGTGAGAGGTGAGTACCTCCCAGTATCTGCTCTTGAAAAACCAGCATCTGTACATAGACTCCAACTTCAGCCGTGGACGCCGGGCCTACGACCTCTCACCCCCAAACATGATATCAATGTTGCATTAACGTTCTGCCATGGTTTTATGCTCCGGAGGGAAAGAATGCAGCATGGAGACCCAACATCCTGTGTTTCGCCGTTTAAACTATAAAGGAAAAAAGACACGTGGCGACCCCcaaagagatgtgtgtgtgtgtgtgcatcaacgtgtgtgtacgtgtgtgtgtcaggggtcaAAGTGGGTGGAGCTCTGATATTTAAGCTGAGGTGgggcttctctccctcttctcactctatctcttcTTTTTTCTGTTGTCTTGTGTTGTTTGGTGGGTTTTGTGATGAAAAGTTGTATATCTGTCTGTTACATATTATGTATCTGAGGTGCAAATATTTAAATACACATTCTGTTCTGGCCATTGTTAACCTGGTCTGGTCAACTGCTGCTTTAAGGgagccctttgtgtgtgtgtgcccatgtgtgtgtgtgcctgtgtgtgtgtgtgcctgtgtgtgtgggtgtatgtgtgtgtgtatgtgtgtgtgtgtgtctagcttGGTATTCAGCTCCATGCTGTGGTGAGCTAAAGGAGTTCAGATAGGGACATGACTGGGAGGttggtaaggagggagggagggatatggGAAGAATGGAATAAAACGGTCCAGACGTGAAGATTGGAAAGGGATGaatacagcaacaacaacaaaaagacaagaaaaaagtattaaatgaaaaacataaacaactgaaaaaactgaaaaacacacattaaccttctaaaatgggagtcaggtggctgagcggtgagggagtcgggcaagtaatctgaaggttgccagttcgattcccggctgtgcaaaatgacgttgtgtccttgggcaaggcacttcaccctacttgcctcggggagaatgtccctgtacttactgtaagtctctctggataagagcgtctgctaaatgactaaatgtaaaatgtaaatgtaaaatggaaAGGCATAAACACAAGCATCTGATTGGGCAGCTGTTTCTGCGACGCGTTAGAAGTCCAGGTGAAGATTCACAAGGCCATTCCTTCTGACCTCCATAGACGTCTTTCTAGATatctgcagcatgtgtgtgtagctgggggGGACTGCAATGTTCGTTTACTACTTTTATATCTTAAGTAGTTTGTCAACAGGCTGACTAAATAGGCCCAGACGGAACAATGTTTACTGTGACATTCCACGGGTGGCTGCGCTCGGTAAGACAGGATCTGGTAACAAAGAGTTCCAAATTCGTTAATTATTGTTAATGTGATTACAACTAGATAAGCACAGACATCTTATTTCAAATGAAGCAATTATAAAATGTTTAACTGGACCCCACATTAACTTGCTTTAAAGATTAACTGACAGAAAAGTAAGACAAAGTGTGTCAACAAGGCCACGGACGGACTGGCTAAGGAATGCGCTGCGTCACCGCTTTCGgcaagaacagagagagagggagcgagaggctaAAGGGAGGGTGTCcagctgttaatttattattttcagACAGTAGCTTCGCCCGAGTCTCCCAAGTAGTCAGTTGACTCTCACGGGACACCACACCGGAGGCAGGGGCGCGAGATGATCCTCAGTGCAACCAATGAGGCATGCCAGCCGGTGTGCGGCGCGTGCTCTATCGCGCGGGATTATTTTTAATCCCGCCGCTTCTGCTTGCTCTTCAATTCTTGGTCGGGCTCAGTTTGCCGAAAATCCAACAAGCTAGAAACCTAGGGGATGAGGACAGGATCACCTTCTCTGTTATAAGTATCGAACCGGTGAGGAGCACGCGCAACCAGGGAGTCATACTTGTCGGACTGGAGTTGCTAGAAGAAGacgaggaggaaaggggagcgCGTGGGTACGAGGAAGAGAATGAGATGCCAACGCGCGAGGTAAGAGTTTTCAGAGTGCCCAAAGTTCAAGATTCAAGAGCCattcggacacacacacacacacacacacacacaaggacacaggtGAGAACTGGCTGACCCAGTGTCTGAGTTCCTTCAGCAtggtccctgtgtctctctctctttcctacccTTTTGACCCCATCTCTCTGCATTACCCCTAGGTGGCCCAAGGCTAGAGGGTTGTCAGCTGTGAATGTTTTTGTGAATGTCTCCTCCACTCTTTTCCTACTCTCCTCTGGGTTCTACTGCCTAGCACACCATGTATCACCATCCTAGCCTTGTCTCCGTGGCTCACCTCTTTGatgtacatctctctctctctctctctctctctctctctctctctctctctctctctctctctctctctgtctattactgtgtctctctctcggtctctccctgtgtctctctcgctttctctctcttgctttttcactcaccctttctttttttccttttctctttgtctcttcaaccccccccccccacacacacacacacacacacaccctctcccagcTTTAGGCTCTGACTAAGTGTTGTGAGTCATCAACTCCCCCCACCCTTTCAGGGTTGCCATAGTGATCACAGGGGTCTATAGGTGTCACAGGgagtgagggtgtgtttgtgtacatatgtatgtatgtgtgtgtgtgtgtgtgtgtgtgtgtgtgtcagcagcagGGCATGGTTCAAAGTCTGTGACCTGTGTATATCTTTAATAACAGGGgagcaactctctctctcttattcaacccccccccccccacacacacacattcttgtcATTCTTTTGAATTATTTATgctcttctctgacctcaactcCCACCCAAAACTCCAAGATGCCATACAGCAGATAGTTTAAGCATACCTGTGTAGGTACCTATGTTGCAGTGATAGATATGGTGATTTATTAAATCCCCAATTatgtttatgtgcgtgtgtgtgtgtgtcaggatgcaGGCGGAGGGGCTGAGCTACAGCCATGGTCAGCAGGGAAGCCCTCCTTCATAGATGAGGTTGATCGCATCGTCACATACATTACAACACCTCAGGTAGTGTAAAACACTACACACCTATCTGACTTAGACCCCTCCAAATACCTGTGTAGCTCACTAAACCACACCTGACCATTGTACGTTTGTTACATAAAATATGAGACTTTTATGTTTGTGCCAAACATCTTAGAGGACATGTGTACATGACGTGCCATCTGGCTTAATTCAGCATAACCAACCTCCATTGGTACGTCACTaaccctcttctcctttcctctcaaaGGTGAATTGTCCTCGGATGGTGTTCCCAGGAAAGCCCCCAGCTTCACAGGCCTCCAGACAACCATGGATTCTGTGTTCAGACAGTAAAGGCCTTCCAAATGGAAATCCTGCCTGCGTAGCATACtccttcaggtgtgtgtgtgcgtgagtgcgtgtttttaggtgttggtgtgtgtgtgtttaggtgtgtgtatgtgtttattccACTGGCAGGGATGAAATACATGGTAACAATGCAATGTATAATTAATCATGCATACAATAATCTCCACGCCCTCTCTCTGCAcatcccttctgtctctctctgtctctctctctctgcagcatgGATGGGAATGATGCTGAGTTCCTGGAGACTGTGTTAGGAGCTGGATGTGAGGTTCACCGGTTCGACCCCAGTCTGACCACATCAGGCAGTTTCCATAGCGACCCATTGGAGGGTAACCAAAGTGACAAGGGTGTAATCCAGCACCACCGGGCGTGGCTTGACTGGCGAAGTCCAAGGGGGCGTAGACAGAAGAAGAGGGGCATTCTGGGTAGTGGGTCTCGAACACTGGCGGATATCATGAAAGCCCTCGGACATCAAATGGtaaactgcacacacagacacatatcgTACAAGACACACAGAGCACATACAGGTACCACGGTAACACATGATGTATCACGCTgcatatatacagacacacaaagcatACTTACTTGTACGTTCCCATGGCAACAGGGCTCCGATCCATTCAAGGATGCCATGGCAACAGTGAGTCAGTGAATTGGTCACAGCTGCAGTTACATGCTCTAGCCACAGGAGGgaagcttaaaaaaaaaaaaactggacaGAGTTCATATGGCTCTTTTTGACAAGTTCAGGGAGAACATCCCATAATGTATCTCGCAGGCATCATGCATCATGTCAGACTGCAGCCTCTCTAgtctattttttgttgttgttgtttaggtCCACTTTCTGTACGCTGACCTGCTCAGTGCAGAGTGGCGTGTTCTGCAAAACTGGGCGGAGCTCGGAACCCTCCAGAGCATTCGCAACTTGGTTGTCACGGTGCACATGCAGTGGGCCGGGTTCGAAGTCGGAGGGACCGACGCGGAGGTGGTCCGCTACTGGTTCAGCGTTCTACAGGAGCTTCACGTGGCAGGATTCCGTCTGGTGCATAGTTTtcccagggagggagacacaatCCTGAAACATAAAGTAACAAACGCACACAACTCCTACACACTCAGCTGGGTCAACAGGAGACCTCTACACTCTGGGACATAAACATATCAGTGGAGAGTCGGTAGCGGGCGTGGAATGTCTTGCTTCATGTGTGAATAATCTTGCTTCATGTCACCCTCTGGTGGAAAAGAGTATAATCACACATTCCCCCTGATCCCAGGACAATGTCTTTGCCCCGGTTTTTCCACGCATTAATTTCTGTTTCAGAATAGAAGTGTTGGTTTAGCTTCACTCCTATCCTTGTCCTGACCATTTATTTAACCATTTCACAACCTAGGTTTCCAAATAATTTTATTCAGGACTAACTTTGCTAATTTGGCAGCTTTAGGTGAGTCAAAGGTTGAATTTCAAAACCATTTCACAATCCTCCTTTCTTCAGCTGTAAAGCACAACTTGGTAATCCTACAGAAACACATGGACGATTGTTGCAAAGCTACTTTGTCAGTTAATTTGACTTGAACGTGTAATTTTGGTTATATTAAACCATATTGTTGAGTTTATTGTAGCATTCCTTATGTGTGGATACAACTGTTATAACCACCTTTGAATATGTGGAACTTCTACAATCTAACTGCCTTTTATATGTCAATACTGTTTAATGTGTGtgcaataaaacttttttaaacCAAGATAACCTAATTTATGCATCAAACTTTTTCATGGCCTGTGATCAAAGCTGGTATGCTTtcactgataaaaaaaaaagtatattttatGCAAAGTATTTGAACTATATGCGCCTAATCTATCTGTGTAATGCCAGTCATACTTCGGATGCGTTCAAACCCGCTTTGTGGCCTGGAATGTAGCATTTTAGCCCACCCAACGTTGCGCACTCTATGGTACGCAAACTACGGGCAGATGTTAATGACCATGCAGGGTGGAGTTACGTGCTTTACGTCTAAATACCAGTGTCCTCTCCCTCAGATGTGAATTGACGTGAAGATAAGCCAATAGACGTATTGAATGCAAAATTCTCGACCAATCAGAAGTTAACCAACTGGAACTTGTCAGCGTTCTGCCCAGACACTTCGTTTACAGTAATTGCTCTGTTTCTACACGGAGTCTTCGGAAACTAGACAACATAACAACGAAACTGGATTAACGGACGGTTGTCTTGACAGTTGTGACGGTAGGTTAATCAATTTCAATCTGTGTGCTTTTTTTCTAGTCTTGGACTAGTATATTTTTATCCGCCCGATTTTCAGCCATAAGGAGAGGCGCTTtcatctcacttcctgttcttgCTGATATGACAAGGCCCTGAGCCGAAGTTTTATGTCAGCCAGTGTTACTCGAAATGTGTTGAAAATGTAAACTACTTTAGCCACATTAGTTTCAAAAAGATATTTAAATAAATTCACCATGACCTTTACTTTGAGAGAATATGAGAAAGTATCCACAAAACTGAAAAAGCGCCACTACAAACATTGTTCTCAGTCTTTTGCTTAGTCTACTACTCTTTCAAAACAATGTAGGCAATATAGTAAAATGTAGCGAAGCGTCGTGGTTCACTGACTGTGGCATGCATTTTAGTGACATTTCTGGAGGAGTTTACAACGTACCATTTCTCAAAAATACACTCTTCTAAGTACCCTGTCCCCTAATGCACGTCAAAGACTTGGATTTCATTTTTATCAAGTCTGCAAGGCAGATGCATAATCTTTTTAGCGCTCATGGTAATGTGAATCGGATCAATAGGCAGTTTTTGTTTTCTGAAAGAGATCATTATCCAGCCACTACGCCTATGTGCTAAAGTTGGAATGGGAGTTTTCCTTGAGGCGCCCTCATCTGGCTGCGGAACGCTACCAACGGCTGGAAATAGGAAGTCGGTCTGGTTCGTTTCCGATCCCTACAAACCTTTTGTTAAAAGTCCTCAAAGTAGTAACAATGTGTCTAAATTGGTCTAGCAACAGTAAAGATATGACATACATTTTCAATATTTACTTCTCATTCACACTAACTCATTGACGTGAGGGGACGTTGGCCTAAGGGTGATGGAACTGGTTTTGGTTCTGCTTTAGCTTAGTCTGTCCTTGTGTTtttccagcctgtctgtctgggtgtgacATAAGGGCAGTTGCCTGTAACACTCAATGTCTTCTGAATTAGAGGCTAGAACCGTGGAATTTCAGTGGAGTGGAACAAAAGGAGTCTGCaatacatgtttacttcatcaaGACACGTTTATTTTTGTCAATTTTCCGCCAAAACAACCACTTTCTTGAAGTGGTTACATTCAGTGCCACCGTCACGTTTGCCTATTATGGCGGGTGTTCAACgtgtctccacccccccccccaccccaccccacagggACACGTCCCCAGTCCCCTCCTGTCCCATCATGCCTCTGGTGACGAGGAACATCGAGCCGCGTCATGTGTGTCGCCAGACTCTCCCCAACACCATCCGCAGTGAGCTGGAATGTGTGACCAACATCAGCCTTGCCAACATCATCCGACAGCTCGGCAGTcttagtaagtgtgtgtgtgtgtgtgtgtgtgtgtgtatagaatgGGATTGTCTGTTGCCGTGTGctgtgtgttagagtgtatTGGTTTGTCTGTAATTATAATCCGTGTTCGAATGTGTAGGTAAATATGCAGAGGACGTGTTTGGCGAGCTGTTTGTCCAGGCCGGGGCGTTCGCCCTCCGAGTCAACAcgctgggggagagagtggaccGCCTGCAGGTTAAAGTCACACAGCTGGACCcaaaagaggaagagggtgagccacacacacacatacagatgttTCTCACCAACAGCAGTATCCAGCCATAATTGATAAACAGATGGTAAGCGAGGCAATATGCATTGAATCATTCTTTAGTCGTGCTGGTGTACATCAATATTCTGGagatctgactctctctctgtgtgtgtatgtctccctctctcccctctttctctcctctctccgctctctctctcctctctctctctctctctctgtctctgtctctgtctctgtctgtctgtctgtctgtctgtctgtctgtctgtctgtctgtctccagtgtCCCTGCAGGCCATCACCACCAGGAAGGCCTTCCGCAGTAACCTCATGCAGGACCAGCAGCTGTTCATCAGGACGTCCCTGCCCATGCCCATACAGGAAACCTACCTGACCTGCAACGAGCCCCCACCTCTCAACATACTCAGCCAGTACAGGTaagaacatgcacacatacttcacacacacacattccctctgaacacacatactgtatagtctgtacactcactcactctgtgagcacacacacacacactcactgtcagTACACTCACACTGTCCGTctctgaacacatacacacactgcatacacacattctttgaacacataaaaacacacacacacactctccctgaacacacacacagcctctctgatGTGTGACTGTCCCTCACAGAGACGATGGGAAGGAGGCTCTGAAGTTCTACACAGACTCCTCCTACTTCTTCGAACTGTGGAAGGAGAAGATGCTGCAGGACACCAAAGACATCATGAAGGAGAGACGCAAGCACAGggtaacacacatgcacacacacaaacacacagacatacacaaacacacccacacacacacaaacacacacaaacgcaaacaCAGAGGACCTCGGGTGACTCTCTTTGCCCGTCCGTCCCTGagcagaaggagaagaaggacaACATGAACCCCCGGACCCTGAACCCACGGAAGATCAAAACCAGGAAGGACGAGTGGGAACGCCGCAAGATGGGGGAGGAGTTTGTGGTGCCTAAACACGACCTGGGGTGAGTGGATGAAAAGAGAAAcatgcagagggagagggagctccagaacatacagagggagagggagctccagaacatacagagggagagggagctccagaacatacagagggagagggagctccagaacatacagagggagagggagctccagaacatacagagggagagggagctccagaacatacagagggagagggagctccagaacatacagagggagagggagctccagaacatacagagggagagggagctccagaacatacagagggagagggagctccagaacatacagagggagagggagttccagaacatacagagggagagggagctccagaacatacagagggagagggagttccagaacatacagagggagagggagctccagaacatacagagggagagggagctccagaacatacagagggagagggagctccAGAACTGGGCAGGaaagtgggagtcagatggctgagcggttacggAATTGGGCTagaaatctgaaggttgccagttcgattcccggccgtgccaaatgacgttgtgtccttggg contains these protein-coding regions:
- the LOC134006904 gene encoding probable methyltransferase-like protein 24 isoform X2, with the translated sequence MPAGVRRVLYRAGLFLIPPLLLALQFLVGLSLPKIQQARNLGDEDRITFSVISIEPVRSTRNQGVILVGLELLEEDEEERGARGYEEENEMPTREVNCPRMVFPGKPPASQASRQPWILCSDSKGLPNGNPACVAYSFSMDGNDAEFLETVLGAGCEVHRFDPSLTTSGSFHSDPLEGNQSDKGVIQHHRAWLDWRSPRGRRQKKRGILGSGSRTLADIMKALGHQMVHFLYADLLSAEWRVLQNWAELGTLQSIRNLVVTVHMQWAGFEVGGTDAEVVRYWFSVLQELHVAGFRLVHSFPREGDTILKHKVTNAHNSYTLSWVNRRPLHSGT
- the LOC134006904 gene encoding probable methyltransferase-like protein 24 isoform X1 codes for the protein MPAGVRRVLYRAGLFLIPPLLLALQFLVGLSLPKIQQARNLGDEDRITFSVISIEPVRSTRNQGVILVGLELLEEDEEERGARGYEEENEMPTREDAGGGAELQPWSAGKPSFIDEVDRIVTYITTPQVNCPRMVFPGKPPASQASRQPWILCSDSKGLPNGNPACVAYSFSMDGNDAEFLETVLGAGCEVHRFDPSLTTSGSFHSDPLEGNQSDKGVIQHHRAWLDWRSPRGRRQKKRGILGSGSRTLADIMKALGHQMVHFLYADLLSAEWRVLQNWAELGTLQSIRNLVVTVHMQWAGFEVGGTDAEVVRYWFSVLQELHVAGFRLVHSFPREGDTILKHKVTNAHNSYTLSWVNRRPLHSGT